A stretch of the Candidatus Zixiibacteriota bacterium genome encodes the following:
- the gyrB gene encoding DNA topoisomerase (ATP-hydrolyzing) subunit B gives MTEIVETPNAAATVGYEAKDIQVLKGLEAVRRRPAMYIGDVGPRGLHHLVHEVVDNSIDEAMAGFCDRIQVVLKRDGSVEVTDNGRGIPVDMHPTQKKPALEVVMTMLHAGGKFDHQTYKVSGGLHGVGVSVVNALSSECTVEVFRDGVIHRQSYVRGEPTGAVEKGGKTKQTGTRTTFKPDPEVFKKTAFAFDVLAARLRELAYLNRGIKIELSEETTDRKLVFHYTGGLAAFVEYLNENKQPLFKKPVVVERTREDVQIDVALQYNDGYQENIFSFVNNIPTIEGGTHLVGFKTALTRSINNYATKNNLLKNVTFTIQGEDTREGLTAVIAVKVPDPQFEGQTKTKLGNSEVKGIVESAVGEALSEFFEENPPTARKIVEKIITAGQAREAARKARDLTRRKTALESGGLPGKLADCALDDPESCEIFIVEGDSAGGNAKQGRDRKFQAILPLKGKILNVEKARVDRILSNEEIRTMITALGAGFGESFDPTKSRYGKIIIMTDADIDGSHIRTLLLTFFFRHMKELVEQGRVYIAQPPLFRVKKATKEVYAYSDDEKDRLVRELGGEKGIGVGLQRYKGLGEMNPEQLWKTTMDPETRTLLQVSMEDATEADHVFTMLMGDEVEPRRRFIEANAKYVRNLDV, from the coding sequence ATGACGGAGATAGTTGAGACACCGAACGCAGCGGCGACGGTCGGCTACGAGGCCAAGGACATCCAGGTCCTCAAGGGGCTGGAGGCGGTGCGTCGCCGGCCGGCGATGTACATCGGCGATGTCGGCCCGCGCGGATTGCACCACCTCGTGCACGAGGTGGTCGACAACTCGATCGACGAGGCGATGGCCGGGTTCTGCGACCGGATTCAGGTCGTGCTCAAGCGCGATGGATCGGTCGAGGTCACCGACAACGGGCGCGGCATTCCGGTCGACATGCATCCCACCCAGAAGAAGCCGGCGCTGGAAGTCGTGATGACGATGCTGCACGCCGGCGGCAAGTTCGACCACCAGACCTACAAGGTGTCGGGCGGGTTGCATGGCGTCGGCGTCTCGGTGGTCAATGCGCTGTCGAGCGAGTGCACGGTGGAGGTGTTCCGCGACGGCGTGATCCACCGGCAATCGTATGTGCGCGGCGAGCCGACCGGCGCGGTCGAGAAGGGCGGCAAGACCAAACAGACCGGGACGCGCACCACCTTCAAGCCCGATCCGGAGGTGTTCAAGAAGACCGCGTTTGCGTTCGATGTGCTGGCGGCGCGTCTACGCGAGCTGGCCTATCTGAACCGCGGCATCAAAATCGAGCTCTCCGAGGAAACGACCGACCGCAAGCTGGTCTTTCATTACACCGGCGGGTTGGCGGCGTTTGTGGAGTATCTGAACGAGAACAAGCAGCCGTTGTTCAAGAAGCCGGTGGTGGTCGAGCGGACCCGCGAGGATGTGCAGATCGACGTGGCCTTGCAGTACAACGATGGCTATCAGGAGAACATATTCAGCTTCGTGAATAACATTCCCACGATCGAGGGAGGCACGCACCTGGTCGGGTTCAAGACGGCGTTGACTCGTTCGATCAACAACTACGCCACCAAGAACAACCTGCTCAAGAACGTCACCTTCACGATTCAGGGCGAGGACACGCGCGAGGGGCTGACCGCGGTGATCGCGGTCAAGGTCCCCGATCCGCAATTTGAGGGGCAGACCAAGACCAAGCTCGGCAATTCGGAAGTGAAGGGGATTGTCGAGTCGGCGGTCGGCGAGGCGCTGTCGGAGTTCTTCGAGGAGAATCCGCCGACGGCGCGCAAGATCGTCGAGAAGATCATCACCGCCGGACAGGCGCGTGAGGCGGCGCGCAAGGCGCGCGATTTGACCCGTCGTAAGACCGCTCTGGAATCGGGTGGATTACCGGGGAAGCTGGCCGACTGCGCGCTCGATGATCCGGAGTCGTGCGAGATCTTCATCGTCGAGGGCGACTCGGCGGGCGGGAATGCCAAACAGGGACGCGACCGGAAATTCCAGGCGATCCTGCCGCTGAAGGGGAAAATCCTCAATGTCGAGAAGGCGCGCGTGGATCGGATTCTGTCCAATGAAGAAATCCGCACGATGATCACCGCGCTCGGCGCCGGGTTCGGCGAATCGTTCGATCCGACCAAGTCGCGCTATGGCAAGATCATCATCATGACCGATGCCGACATCGATGGGTCACACATCCGCACGCTGCTTCTGACCTTCTTCTTCCGCCACATGAAAGAGCTGGTCGAGCAGGGACGGGTGTATATCGCGCAGCCGCCGCTATTCCGCGTGAAGAAGGCGACCAAGGAAGTGTACGCCTACTCCGATGATGAGAAGGATCGCTTGGTGCGCGAACTCGGCGGCGAGAAGGGAATCGGCGTCGGCCTGCAGCGCTACAAAGGCCTGGGCGAGATGAACCCGGAGCAG
- a CDS encoding glycosyltransferase family 39 protein encodes MNGTEKARQRSGIAGSFAAQARRLAASTQRLGRSAPWRRLTWGAVAQVIVDVLVYRISLVSGGSAGASHIVSFAFGLLVSSLWISTGVRRSVHGVRPATVAVRLAYVGLAALFLRGGILALASRHEPGTAWFAIIPAALAAAAITVSGQAFIAAAHSPARLPRRTRRRLVMAAAIVYLLALRLVYIGGTEVIPEEAYYWNYAQHLDWSYLDHPPMVAWIIGLGSAVFGATAFGVRIGAWLCWLLTAGFAFGLARELFGRPAATVMLFLVSVLPFFFGTALVMTPDAPVTAAWAATLYFLARACLRNDRAAWLGAGVSLGLGLLSKYTIALLIPATMLFMLWDAMARLWWRRPQPYLALALAGVLFLPVIWWNSQHDWVSFLFQTAGRLQETAHFSLHELLGAALVLLTPTGLWAAVVALVAGFGKAGERTDPSPDPPAADRPLPEGEVITRFRIPGAGRSAGRHRFMVSFTLVPLAVFTIFSLTHHTKLNWTGPTWLAVLPAVAAMLTCGNGSGRWRMIVRRLWTPTCVTLVLLYGALLHYIAVGFPGVRYPAITADVAGWSSLQEQVSAVADRLTTSTNRKPLIVGTDRYNIASELAFYGHPDGPQQVAGRHLFDQNALMYRDWFPARQQEGKNMILVGRRPSQLETETVVSRFDSLGSVDALPVRWNGQVLREYYYRVGYGYRPGDH; translated from the coding sequence GTGAACGGCACGGAAAAAGCCCGTCAGAGATCGGGGATCGCGGGTTCCTTTGCCGCGCAGGCGAGACGCCTGGCGGCATCGACGCAACGTCTGGGCCGATCTGCCCCCTGGCGACGATTGACATGGGGCGCAGTGGCGCAAGTCATCGTCGACGTTCTCGTCTACAGAATCTCGCTGGTGAGCGGAGGAAGCGCCGGCGCAAGTCACATCGTCTCCTTCGCCTTCGGCCTTCTTGTCTCCTCTCTGTGGATATCGACCGGCGTCCGCCGTTCGGTCCACGGAGTGCGCCCCGCGACCGTCGCCGTCCGCCTGGCGTATGTCGGGCTGGCCGCGCTCTTCCTCCGTGGCGGCATACTGGCCCTCGCGTCGAGGCACGAACCGGGGACAGCGTGGTTCGCCATCATTCCCGCGGCACTGGCGGCCGCCGCAATCACGGTCTCCGGGCAGGCGTTCATCGCCGCCGCGCATTCGCCGGCGCGGCTGCCGCGACGAACGCGGCGACGGTTGGTCATGGCCGCCGCGATCGTCTATCTGCTGGCTCTGCGTCTGGTTTACATCGGCGGTACGGAAGTCATTCCGGAAGAGGCATACTATTGGAACTATGCACAACATCTGGATTGGAGTTATCTCGATCATCCGCCGATGGTGGCCTGGATCATCGGGCTGGGCAGCGCCGTGTTCGGCGCCACCGCCTTCGGCGTGCGGATCGGCGCCTGGCTGTGCTGGCTTTTGACGGCGGGCTTTGCATTCGGGCTGGCACGGGAGTTGTTCGGCCGACCGGCGGCGACGGTGATGCTCTTTCTTGTGTCAGTGCTGCCGTTCTTCTTCGGGACCGCGCTGGTGATGACGCCGGATGCGCCGGTGACGGCGGCCTGGGCGGCGACATTGTACTTTCTCGCGCGCGCCTGTCTCAGAAATGACCGTGCGGCCTGGCTCGGCGCCGGCGTCTCACTGGGGTTGGGCCTACTATCCAAATACACGATCGCTCTGTTGATCCCGGCGACTATGTTGTTCATGCTGTGGGATGCGATGGCGCGCCTCTGGTGGCGGCGTCCGCAGCCATACCTGGCACTGGCTCTTGCCGGTGTGCTGTTTCTGCCGGTGATCTGGTGGAATTCACAGCACGATTGGGTATCGTTCCTGTTTCAGACAGCGGGCCGTCTGCAGGAAACGGCGCATTTCTCGCTGCATGAGCTTCTCGGTGCAGCGTTGGTGTTGCTCACACCGACCGGTCTTTGGGCGGCCGTCGTTGCCTTGGTCGCCGGCTTTGGCAAAGCGGGCGAACGAACAGATCCCTCACCCGATCCGCCTGCGGCGGATCGACCTCTCCCGGAGGGAGAGGTTATCACTCGCTTTCGTATTCCAGGGGCGGGGAGGAGTGCCGGAAGGCATCGGTTCATGGTGAGCTTCACGTTGGTGCCGCTGGCGGTGTTCACCATCTTCAGTCTGACACACCACACCAAGCTGAATTGGACCGGCCCGACCTGGCTGGCGGTGCTGCCGGCGGTGGCGGCGATGTTGACGTGTGGAAATGGGTCGGGGCGATGGCGGATGATTGTGCGGCGGCTGTGGACGCCGACCTGCGTCACGCTCGTGTTGCTCTACGGCGCGCTTCTGCACTATATCGCGGTCGGCTTTCCGGGGGTCCGCTATCCTGCGATCACCGCCGATGTCGCCGGATGGAGTAGTCTGCAAGAACAGGTCAGCGCAGTCGCCGATCGATTGACGACATCCACGAACCGGAAGCCGTTGATTGTCGGGACGGACCGGTATAACATCGCCAGCGAGCTGGCCTTCTATGGACATCCGGATGGGCCGCAACAAGTCGCCGGGCGGCATCTGTTCGATCAGAACGCGTTGATGTATCGCGACTGGTTTCCGGCGCGCCAACAGGAAGGCAAGAACATGATTCTGGTTGGGCGCAGACCGTCACAGCTTGAGACCGAGACGGTCGTGTCGCGGTTCGACAGTCTCGGCTCGGTCGATGCGTTGCCGGTGCGATGGAATGGTCAGGTGCTGCGGGAATACTACTATCGGGTCGGCTACGGATATCGACCCGGCGATCACTGA
- the dnaN gene encoding DNA polymerase III subunit beta produces the protein MKFTVKRDELAEKLQAVLSVISTRTTLPILGNVLLNAEGERLSLAATDLDMSITGHVPARVAKPGVTTVPARTLAEMVRELADEDIHLTVTNNRMEIKSAHGVYRMSGLSADEFPRLPGLPAGGGVAIPTDELRAMVQRTAYAVSSDETRPALNGVLWHAAGDVMHMVATDGHRLARVTASANRLSGLKDELILPPKALSLVVKMVGENDSEVIVLFGEKNIVFRVGDIVITSRLIEGPYPNYMQVIPKENDKLLRVDAGTLAAAVRRVAVLSNTLTRQVRFSLSAAGIELSATNQDVGGEARETVACHYEGDDLEIGYNAHYILDMLKNFDPGEVVFRFSTSIAAALVHSADEAQKDKYLCLVMPLRLAD, from the coding sequence ATGAAATTCACAGTCAAACGGGATGAACTGGCGGAGAAACTGCAGGCTGTTCTCTCGGTGATCTCCACGCGGACGACATTGCCGATTTTGGGGAATGTTCTTCTGAATGCAGAGGGTGAGCGTCTATCTCTGGCGGCCACCGACCTGGATATGTCGATCACCGGCCATGTGCCGGCCCGTGTGGCGAAGCCGGGTGTGACAACGGTGCCGGCGCGAACGCTGGCAGAGATGGTGCGTGAGCTGGCGGACGAGGACATCCACCTCACGGTCACAAACAACCGCATGGAGATCAAATCCGCGCACGGTGTCTATCGCATGAGCGGGCTCTCGGCCGATGAGTTTCCGCGTCTCCCCGGGCTCCCGGCCGGGGGTGGTGTCGCCATACCGACGGATGAACTGCGCGCGATGGTGCAACGCACGGCATACGCGGTCTCCAGCGATGAAACCCGTCCGGCGCTGAATGGCGTTCTGTGGCATGCGGCGGGAGATGTGATGCACATGGTGGCGACCGATGGGCACCGTCTGGCGCGGGTCACTGCATCTGCCAACCGCCTGTCGGGGCTGAAAGATGAGCTCATTCTGCCGCCCAAGGCATTGTCGCTCGTGGTGAAGATGGTGGGGGAGAATGACAGTGAGGTCATCGTTCTGTTTGGCGAGAAGAACATTGTCTTCCGCGTCGGCGACATCGTGATCACTTCGCGATTGATCGAGGGACCGTATCCGAATTACATGCAGGTGATTCCGAAGGAGAACGACAAGCTGTTGCGGGTCGATGCCGGGACCTTGGCGGCGGCAGTGCGACGGGTGGCCGTGCTCTCGAACACGCTCACGCGCCAGGTACGCTTCTCCCTGTCGGCGGCCGGGATCGAGCTGTCCGCCACCAATCAGGATGTGGGTGGCGAAGCGCGGGAGACGGTCGCCTGTCACTACGAAGGGGATGATCTCGAGATCGGGTACAATGCGCATTACATCTTGGACATGCTGAAGAACTTCGACCCGGGCGAAGTGGTTTTCCGTTTTTCCACATCGATTGCCGCAGCGCTGGTTCATTCGGCCGATGAGGCCCAGAAGGACAAGTACCTTTGTCTGGTGATGCCGTTACGTCTGGCAGATTGA
- a CDS encoding DUF721 domain-containing protein, whose translation MGKPTAIGTILRQRLAALGVARRVKEASVETRWAEVVGPEIAAHTHVAKLEAGRLIVSVDEPAWRQELLYQREAIVAKLNRDVGEDETIVREILFTGPEIARRKADSSLRSE comes from the coding sequence GTGGGCAAACCGACGGCGATTGGCACGATTCTCAGGCAACGTCTCGCGGCCTTGGGCGTCGCGCGACGTGTCAAGGAAGCGTCGGTCGAGACACGCTGGGCCGAGGTGGTGGGACCGGAGATCGCGGCGCACACTCACGTTGCCAAACTGGAAGCGGGCCGACTGATTGTCTCGGTCGATGAGCCCGCCTGGCGGCAAGAATTGTTGTACCAGAGGGAGGCGATTGTCGCGAAGTTGAACCGGGATGTCGGGGAGGATGAGACGATCGTCAGGGAGATTCTATTCACCGGACCGGAGATCGCGAGACGAAAAGCAGATTCCTCGCTGCGCTCGGAATGA
- a CDS encoding APC family permease, with protein MSPVGDRFRPCRPSRHPQMLDELRQFLIGSPIPSARETHERLSKVRGLAIFSSDALSSVAYATEEIMRALIVAGTAALVYSPPIAIAIVAVMILVSMSYFQTIHAYPSGGGAYIVARANLGNGAGLTAAGALQIDYILTVAVSTTAGVAAITSAFPALLPWRVLIGLGTIAFVTWGNLRGVRESGAIFAIPTYAFIFVGFALLIAGARHVLLSGAATAPTAGGEAAGLQVLTPFLLLRAFASGCAALTGIEAISNGTPAFRPPEARNAGRTLIIMAAILATMFIGITFLGRALAIVPRAEETVVSQIGRIVFGTGVWYFALQVATALILLLAANTSFAGFPRLSSILAGDQFMPRQFANRGDRLVYTTGILSLAAVAAVLIVLFGGNTHALIPLYAVGVFLAFTLSQAGMVRHWLKARSPGWRIKVVVNSLGFTATGVALIVLIATKFLHGAWIVTLLIPLYVFVALAVRRHYRDVQSLMSLGGMEPVPWPNPAAHPHQKVVVPVSGMHRGTLAALQFARAMTSDVTAVMADVEPGAVDRVRKDWKRWGHDVPLEVLPSPYRSTLTPLLEHLDHADQRDPHRGLAVVVIPEFVPARAWQRFLHNQTANLIKKAILYQRGHTSKDRIVINVPYHLSR; from the coding sequence ATGTCCCCGGTCGGCGACCGTTTCCGTCCCTGCCGTCCCTCCCGTCACCCACAGATGCTGGACGAATTGCGCCAATTCCTGATCGGCAGCCCGATCCCCAGCGCGCGGGAGACGCATGAGCGCCTCTCCAAGGTCCGCGGGCTGGCGATCTTCTCGTCCGATGCGCTGTCGTCGGTCGCCTATGCCACCGAGGAGATCATGCGTGCGCTGATCGTCGCCGGCACCGCCGCGCTGGTCTACTCGCCTCCCATTGCGATCGCGATCGTCGCCGTGATGATCCTGGTGTCGATGTCGTATTTCCAGACGATCCACGCCTACCCGTCCGGCGGCGGGGCCTACATCGTGGCCCGTGCCAACCTCGGCAATGGGGCCGGGCTGACCGCGGCGGGTGCACTGCAGATCGACTACATCCTGACCGTCGCCGTCAGCACGACCGCCGGTGTGGCTGCCATCACCTCGGCATTCCCCGCGCTGCTTCCCTGGCGGGTCCTGATCGGTCTGGGCACCATTGCCTTTGTGACTTGGGGCAATCTGCGGGGCGTGCGCGAATCCGGGGCGATCTTCGCGATACCGACCTACGCGTTCATCTTCGTCGGCTTCGCCCTGCTGATCGCCGGGGCCCGCCATGTGTTGCTCTCCGGTGCCGCGACGGCTCCGACCGCCGGCGGAGAGGCGGCCGGGCTGCAGGTGCTGACTCCGTTTTTGCTGTTGCGCGCCTTTGCCTCCGGATGCGCCGCCCTCACCGGCATTGAGGCCATCAGCAACGGTACGCCGGCGTTCCGGCCGCCGGAGGCGCGCAATGCCGGACGGACTTTGATTATCATGGCCGCCATTCTCGCGACGATGTTCATCGGGATCACCTTTCTCGGACGGGCGCTCGCCATCGTTCCCCGCGCCGAGGAGACAGTGGTCTCCCAGATCGGTCGCATCGTCTTCGGCACCGGCGTGTGGTACTTCGCATTACAGGTGGCCACGGCGCTGATTCTGCTGTTGGCGGCCAACACGTCATTCGCCGGTTTTCCGCGTCTCAGCTCAATCCTGGCGGGCGACCAGTTCATGCCCCGCCAGTTCGCCAACCGTGGTGATCGTCTGGTTTACACCACGGGAATCCTCTCGCTGGCGGCCGTCGCGGCTGTCCTGATTGTTCTCTTTGGCGGCAACACGCATGCCCTGATTCCGCTCTATGCGGTCGGCGTCTTTTTGGCCTTCACCCTGTCGCAGGCGGGGATGGTCCGTCATTGGCTAAAGGCGCGAAGCCCCGGCTGGCGGATCAAGGTCGTCGTCAACTCGCTCGGTTTCACGGCGACCGGCGTCGCCCTGATCGTCTTGATTGCCACCAAGTTCCTCCACGGCGCCTGGATCGTGACGCTTCTCATCCCTCTCTATGTGTTCGTGGCACTGGCGGTGCGGCGCCACTACCGGGACGTGCAAAGCCTGATGTCGCTGGGCGGTATGGAACCGGTGCCTTGGCCCAACCCCGCCGCTCATCCGCACCAGAAGGTCGTCGTCCCGGTCTCCGGTATGCATCGCGGTACACTCGCCGCTCTGCAATTCGCCCGGGCGATGACCAGCGATGTCACCGCGGTCATGGCCGACGTCGAGCCCGGCGCGGTGGACCGTGTCCGCAAGGACTGGAAACGTTGGGGGCATGATGTCCCACTGGAGGTCCTCCCCTCCCCCTATCGTTCGACACTGACTCCGCTCCTGGAACACTTGGACCATGCCGATCAGCGCGATCCGCACCGCGGCCTGGCGGTGGTGGTGATCCCCGAGTTTGTCCCCGCCCGTGCCTGGCAGCGATTCCTGCACAACCAGACCGCCAATCTGATCAAGAAGGCGATTCTCTATCAGCGCGGCCACACCAGCAAGGATCGCATCGTCATCAACGTCCCCTACCACCTGAGCCGGTGA
- the dnaA gene encoding chromosomal replication initiator protein DnaA: MGIENAAIWKECLGHIENQIGTENFYTWLACSELIEIEGDTAAIALPNRFVADWVRKRYSGLIDETLAKVTGATRRHRLEIRPNGNGDGSAESPGHPVSTDGDDSELRTQYLDRAAAERAIVEARTTAQLNPRFNFESFVVGQSNQLAHAAALAVSEMPGRTRYNPLCIYGSVGLGKTHLAQAIGNAVLENCPGASVLYVTSEKFTNDFIDSLSRRTTSAFVTRYRSVDVLLIDDIQFFAGKESTQEQFFHTFNTLHQNARQIVLTADRAPRDIKGLEERLLSRFQWGLAADIRPPDFETRMAILQKKLEGEDIILPPDVLTHVARFAQANIRELEGALVHLLAVSSLSGTPVTLETAQTVLRDTLSPARKPITIKAINGVVAASFGVEEPVLSSKRRTQDVAMARQVAMYLARTLTSMSLKAIGAEYGGRDHSTVIHGVNVIRDALKTDAELKLRVDHAITALHGAATNA; this comes from the coding sequence ATGGGAATAGAGAATGCAGCGATCTGGAAGGAGTGCTTGGGGCACATTGAAAACCAGATCGGCACCGAGAACTTCTACACCTGGCTGGCGTGTTCTGAACTCATTGAAATTGAAGGCGACACTGCCGCCATAGCGCTGCCGAATCGATTCGTCGCCGATTGGGTCCGCAAACGCTACAGCGGTCTGATCGATGAAACGCTGGCCAAGGTCACCGGGGCCACACGACGTCACCGGCTGGAGATCCGTCCCAACGGGAACGGCGACGGGTCGGCGGAGTCTCCCGGTCACCCGGTGTCGACCGACGGGGACGATTCGGAGTTGCGCACACAGTACTTGGATCGCGCCGCGGCGGAACGGGCAATTGTCGAGGCGAGAACCACAGCCCAGCTCAATCCGCGATTCAACTTTGAGAGTTTCGTTGTCGGGCAATCCAATCAGTTGGCCCATGCGGCCGCCTTGGCCGTCTCCGAGATGCCGGGTCGGACGCGTTACAACCCGCTCTGCATCTACGGCTCCGTGGGTCTTGGTAAGACACACCTCGCGCAGGCGATCGGCAACGCCGTGCTGGAGAATTGCCCCGGAGCCAGCGTCCTCTATGTAACCTCGGAGAAGTTCACCAACGACTTCATTGATTCGCTGTCGCGGCGGACGACATCGGCGTTTGTCACGCGCTACCGTTCGGTCGACGTACTCCTGATCGACGACATTCAGTTCTTCGCCGGAAAGGAGTCCACCCAAGAGCAGTTCTTCCACACGTTCAACACGCTGCACCAGAACGCGCGCCAGATCGTCCTGACGGCGGACCGGGCGCCGCGCGACATCAAGGGGCTGGAGGAACGCCTCTTATCGCGCTTTCAATGGGGGTTGGCGGCGGACATCCGCCCGCCCGATTTTGAAACGCGCATGGCGATCCTGCAGAAGAAGTTGGAGGGGGAAGACATCATCCTGCCGCCGGATGTCCTGACCCATGTGGCCCGCTTTGCCCAAGCCAACATTCGTGAGCTGGAGGGGGCTTTGGTACACCTCCTGGCGGTCAGTTCCCTGAGCGGGACGCCGGTTACCCTGGAGACGGCGCAGACAGTGCTGCGCGACACGCTCTCACCGGCACGCAAGCCGATCACAATCAAGGCAATCAACGGCGTCGTGGCCGCCTCCTTCGGCGTCGAGGAGCCAGTGCTCTCCTCCAAGCGGCGGACTCAAGACGTCGCCATGGCGCGCCAGGTGGCCATGTATCTGGCGCGAACCCTAACCAGCATGTCCCTGAAAGCGATCGGAGCCGAGTACGGTGGCCGCGACCATTCGACGGTCATCCATGGTGTGAACGTGATCCGGGACGCCCTGAAGACCGACGCGGAGTTGAAGCTCCGCGTCGACCACGCGATCACGGCCTTGCATGGCGCTGCGACCAACGCATGA
- a CDS encoding class I SAM-dependent methyltransferase codes for MNRELNNAIRWVLENFLPAMIRDRKWFINPLMRLYFGRNWRTYAHFKADAVKMTSEDFARVYAGIKLPSAMRRPTDSNEACVRQILADVRPYQSVLDAGCGRGFLVGQIAQVVPHVAGADIFLQPGLAAKYPQVRFEQADVGALPFADKSFDAVVSTHTLEHVRDLDLAMAELRRVARHLVIVVVPRERPYRETLNLHLHFFPYVESFPIAIKAGPRDFDCFELGGDIYYRERLPVQGGSAQEP; via the coding sequence ATGAACCGCGAACTCAACAATGCCATCCGCTGGGTACTGGAGAACTTTCTGCCGGCGATGATCCGGGACCGGAAGTGGTTCATCAATCCCTTGATGCGGCTGTACTTCGGCAGGAATTGGCGAACATATGCGCACTTCAAGGCCGATGCGGTGAAGATGACTTCGGAGGACTTCGCGCGGGTCTATGCCGGTATCAAGTTGCCCAGTGCCATGCGCCGGCCGACCGACTCTAATGAAGCATGTGTGCGGCAGATCTTGGCCGATGTTCGTCCCTATCAAAGTGTTCTGGATGCCGGTTGCGGACGTGGCTTCCTGGTCGGGCAGATCGCCCAGGTCGTTCCGCACGTTGCCGGGGCGGACATTTTCCTGCAGCCGGGCCTGGCGGCCAAGTACCCCCAAGTCCGCTTTGAACAGGCGGATGTCGGCGCCCTGCCCTTTGCCGACAAGTCCTTCGATGCAGTCGTCTCGACCCACACGCTGGAGCATGTCCGGGACCTCGATTTGGCGATGGCGGAACTGCGTCGCGTCGCGCGCCATTTGGTCATCGTGGTGGTACCCCGGGAACGACCCTATCGGGAGACGCTGAATCTCCACCTCCATTTCTTCCCCTACGTCGAGAGCTTTCCCATCGCCATCAAAGCCGGCCCGCGCGATTTCGACTGCTTTGAGCTGGGCGGCGACATCTACTACAGGGAACGGCTGCCGGTCCAAGGCGGCTCGGCCCAAGAGCCGTGA